Proteins encoded within one genomic window of Jiangella mangrovi:
- a CDS encoding type II toxin-antitoxin system PemK/MazF family toxin: MVIHRGDLYWVDLGPARGSRPAKRRPVLIVQADPYNASRLGTALAAVVTSNTARAELPGNVFLPASATGLPRDSVVTVAALVTVDKRDLRERAGQVPPHLMLAVDDGLHRVLGL; this comes from the coding sequence CTGGTGATCCACCGGGGCGACCTCTACTGGGTCGACCTCGGACCGGCCCGCGGCAGCCGTCCCGCCAAACGGCGCCCGGTGCTGATCGTCCAGGCCGACCCCTACAACGCCAGCCGCCTCGGCACCGCCCTCGCCGCCGTCGTCACCTCGAACACCGCGCGGGCCGAGCTCCCCGGCAACGTCTTCCTCCCGGCCTCGGCGACCGGCCTCCCCCGCGACTCCGTCGTCACCGTCGCCGCCCTGGTCACCGTCGACAAGCGCGACCTGCGCGAGCGGGCCGGCCAGGTCCCTCCGCACCTCATGCTCGCCGTCGACGACGGCCTCCATCGCGTCCTCGGCCTCTGA
- a CDS encoding YciI family protein, whose translation MRFVSFIRSDEPNPAGPPPPELFQAVGDLAQEMSVSGSLVDMGGLLPSSAGAIVSLVDGRISAVDGPFAEAKELIGGFAMLDVRSREEAVELARRMLRLHQQHWPGWAGSIELRQVEDADHPHPDLPRT comes from the coding sequence ATGCGGTTCGTGTCGTTCATCCGGTCGGATGAGCCGAATCCGGCCGGGCCGCCGCCACCGGAGCTGTTCCAGGCGGTCGGCGACCTCGCGCAGGAGATGAGCGTGTCCGGATCGCTCGTCGACATGGGCGGGCTGCTGCCCAGCTCGGCCGGGGCGATCGTGTCGTTGGTCGATGGGCGGATCAGTGCGGTCGACGGGCCGTTCGCGGAGGCCAAGGAGCTGATCGGCGGGTTCGCGATGCTCGACGTGCGGTCCCGGGAGGAGGCGGTCGAGCTGGCCCGGCGGATGCTCCGGCTGCACCAGCAGCACTGGCCCGGCTGGGCCGGGTCGATCGAGCTGCGCCAGGTCGAGGACGCCGACCACCCGCACCCGGACCTGCCGAGAACCTAG
- a CDS encoding sigma-70 family RNA polymerase sigma factor — protein sequence MTEETTRAAVEAVWRLESTRLVAGLVRIVRDVGLAEDLAQDALVAALDTWPRAGIPDRPAAWLMTIAKRRAVDLYRRHERRDVLYEAIARDRGADVVEPDFAAAVDHVEDDVLRLMFVCCHPSLTAEARTTLTLKLVGGLSSREIARAYLTSEATITQRVVRAKRTLAEAGAALDEPVGAERAARLAAVLGVVYLLFNEGYSATEGSDWTRPDLCAEAVRLGRILTTLVPDEPEVHGLSALMELQSSRLRARVGPDGEPVLLADQDRTRWDHARIRRGLDALDRSAQLTRQPGPYALQAAIAACHARAARPEDTDWAAVADLYERLGRLGGTAVTELNRAVALGMAYGPAAGLTLVDQIAGEPALKGYHLLPSVRGDLLERLGRPDEARAEFERAAELTRNDRERRLLLERAAALSRLPRG from the coding sequence GTGACCGAGGAGACCACCCGCGCCGCCGTCGAGGCCGTCTGGCGGCTGGAGTCGACGCGGCTGGTCGCCGGGCTGGTGCGCATCGTGCGCGATGTCGGTCTGGCCGAGGACCTCGCCCAGGACGCCCTGGTCGCGGCCCTCGACACCTGGCCGCGCGCGGGGATCCCGGACCGGCCGGCGGCCTGGCTCATGACCATCGCCAAGCGCCGGGCCGTCGACCTCTACCGCCGGCACGAGCGGCGCGACGTCCTCTACGAAGCCATCGCGCGCGACCGGGGCGCCGACGTCGTCGAGCCGGACTTCGCGGCCGCCGTCGACCACGTCGAGGACGACGTGCTGCGGCTGATGTTCGTCTGCTGCCACCCGTCGCTGACGGCGGAGGCGCGGACGACGCTGACGCTGAAGCTGGTCGGCGGGCTGAGCAGCCGCGAGATCGCCCGTGCCTACCTGACGTCGGAGGCGACGATCACGCAGCGGGTCGTCCGGGCGAAGCGGACGCTGGCCGAGGCCGGCGCCGCGCTGGACGAGCCGGTCGGCGCCGAGCGGGCGGCCCGGCTGGCGGCGGTCCTCGGAGTCGTGTACCTGCTGTTCAACGAGGGCTACTCGGCCACCGAGGGCAGCGACTGGACCCGGCCCGACCTGTGCGCCGAGGCGGTCCGGCTGGGCCGCATCCTCACGACGCTGGTGCCGGACGAGCCCGAGGTGCACGGCCTGTCCGCCCTCATGGAGCTGCAGTCGTCGCGGCTGCGGGCGCGGGTGGGGCCCGACGGCGAGCCCGTGCTGCTGGCCGACCAGGACCGCACCCGCTGGGACCACGCCCGCATCCGCCGCGGACTGGACGCCCTCGACCGCTCGGCCCAGCTGACGCGGCAGCCCGGTCCTTACGCCCTGCAGGCCGCCATCGCCGCCTGCCACGCCCGCGCGGCCCGGCCCGAGGACACCGACTGGGCCGCCGTCGCCGACCTGTACGAGCGGCTCGGCCGGCTCGGCGGCACCGCGGTCACGGAGCTGAACCGCGCCGTCGCACTGGGCATGGCGTACGGGCCGGCGGCCGGGCTCACGCTCGTCGACCAGATCGCCGGCGAGCCCGCACTGAAGGGCTACCACCTGCTGCCGAGTGTCCGCGGCGACCTGCTGGAACGGCTCGGCCGGCCGGACGAGGCACGCGCGGAGTTCGAGCGCGCGGCAGAGCTCACCCGCAACGACCGCGAGCGCCGCCTGCTGCTCGAGCGCGCGGCCGCCCTCAGCCGCCTGCCACGCGGCTGA
- a CDS encoding carbohydrate kinase family protein encodes MRPDEASGVAVVVGEALTDVIVGRSGAETRHPGGSPANVAYGLGRLGRRTALVTELGADADGDAIRAHLASAGVEVRTQERAARTSTAVASLGADGSADYKFDLTWDLGPVALGGEPPLVLHTGSLATTVPPGAASVERLVRDVRAGSTVSYDPNIRPALMGPAGDLRERVERLVAGSDVVKASDQDTGWLAPGRSPLEVARDWLRLGPALVVVTLGGAGAVAVSRGGEVHVPAAPVTVADTVGAGDSFTAGLLDGLWHEELLGGAARGRLRVVPADVVERVVRRATMAAAVTVSRAGANPPTRDELDAVSRVAGG; translated from the coding sequence ATGAGGCCGGACGAGGCCTCCGGGGTCGCCGTCGTCGTCGGGGAGGCACTGACCGACGTCATCGTCGGCCGTTCCGGTGCCGAGACGCGACATCCCGGTGGCAGCCCGGCCAACGTCGCCTACGGCCTCGGCCGGCTCGGGCGGCGGACGGCGCTGGTCACCGAGCTGGGCGCCGACGCCGACGGCGACGCCATCAGGGCGCACCTGGCGTCGGCCGGCGTCGAGGTGCGCACGCAGGAGAGGGCGGCGCGGACGTCGACGGCGGTCGCGAGCCTCGGGGCCGACGGCTCCGCCGACTACAAGTTCGACCTCACCTGGGACCTCGGCCCGGTGGCGCTGGGCGGCGAGCCGCCGCTGGTGCTGCACACCGGCTCACTGGCGACGACGGTGCCGCCGGGGGCCGCGTCGGTCGAGCGGCTGGTGCGCGACGTCCGCGCGGGCAGCACCGTCAGCTACGACCCGAACATCCGGCCCGCGCTCATGGGCCCGGCCGGCGACCTGCGCGAGCGGGTCGAGCGGCTGGTGGCCGGCAGCGACGTCGTCAAGGCCAGCGACCAGGACACCGGCTGGCTGGCGCCCGGCCGCTCGCCGCTCGAGGTCGCGCGCGACTGGCTGCGGCTGGGGCCGGCGCTGGTCGTCGTCACGCTGGGCGGCGCGGGCGCCGTCGCCGTCAGCCGCGGGGGAGAGGTGCACGTGCCGGCCGCGCCGGTCACGGTCGCCGACACCGTCGGCGCCGGCGACTCCTTCACCGCCGGTCTGCTCGACGGGCTCTGGCACGAGGAGCTGCTCGGCGGCGCCGCGCGTGGGCGGCTGCGGGTGGTGCCGGCCGACGTCGTCGAGCGGGTCGTCCGCCGCGCGACCATGGCCGCCGCCGTCACCGTCTCGCGCGCCGGGGCCAACCCGCCCACCCGCGACGAGCTCGACGCCGTCAGCCGCGTGGCAGGCGGCTGA
- a CDS encoding LacI family DNA-binding transcriptional regulator, whose product MTEHADPAAHADAAAQADPAAVPYRPRATLRDVAAMAGVSMKTVSRVVNGENGVTPQKVDAVRLAITRLDYRPNLSASALRRSSGRTAAIGTVLEDLANPFSSALLRAVEDVANERRVLILAGSVDEDQQRERALVRAFTERRVDGLIVAPVGEDQGYLRAEMEAGTPLVFVDRQPQGLLADCVLSDNEAGAGQAVHQLADVGHRRIAYLGDLAGIPTAEQRFAGYQRALLERGLPLDPALVVHDLHTVDDAARATTALLRSGGGSGDGDGPTAVFASQNLVTIGAITALQDLGLETSVALIGFDDFPLADLLKPRVSVIAQNPAEMGRVAAELLFQRLDGDRGRPQRILLPTTTVLRGSGEIPPAVP is encoded by the coding sequence ATGACCGAACACGCCGATCCGGCGGCGCATGCCGACGCGGCGGCGCAGGCCGACCCGGCGGCCGTGCCGTACCGGCCGCGGGCGACGCTGCGCGACGTCGCCGCCATGGCGGGCGTCAGCATGAAGACCGTCTCGCGGGTGGTCAACGGCGAGAACGGCGTCACGCCGCAGAAGGTCGACGCCGTGCGGCTGGCCATCACCCGGCTCGACTACCGCCCCAACCTGTCGGCCAGCGCGCTGCGCCGGTCCAGCGGCCGCACCGCCGCCATCGGCACCGTCCTCGAGGACCTCGCCAACCCGTTCTCCAGCGCGCTGCTGCGCGCCGTCGAGGACGTCGCCAACGAGCGTCGGGTGCTCATCCTCGCCGGCAGCGTCGACGAGGACCAGCAGCGCGAACGCGCCCTCGTCCGGGCGTTCACCGAGCGCCGGGTCGACGGCCTCATCGTCGCGCCGGTCGGCGAGGACCAGGGCTACCTGCGCGCTGAGATGGAGGCCGGCACGCCGCTGGTGTTCGTCGACCGCCAGCCGCAGGGCCTGCTCGCCGACTGCGTGCTGTCCGACAACGAGGCCGGCGCCGGGCAGGCGGTGCACCAGCTCGCCGACGTCGGCCACCGCCGCATCGCCTATCTCGGCGACCTCGCGGGCATCCCGACCGCGGAGCAGCGCTTCGCCGGCTACCAGCGGGCGCTGCTGGAGCGCGGGCTGCCGCTCGACCCCGCGCTGGTCGTCCACGACCTGCACACCGTCGACGACGCGGCCCGGGCGACGACGGCGCTGCTGCGTTCGGGCGGGGGCTCAGGCGACGGCGACGGCCCGACGGCGGTATTCGCCAGCCAGAACCTCGTCACCATCGGGGCCATCACGGCGCTGCAGGACCTCGGGCTCGAGACCTCCGTCGCGCTCATCGGCTTCGACGACTTCCCGCTGGCCGACCTGCTGAAGCCGCGGGTCAGCGTCATCGCGCAGAACCCGGCCGAGATGGGCCGGGTGGCGGCCGAGCTGCTGTTCCAGCGGCTCGACGGCGACCGCGGCCGGCCGCAGCGCATCCTGCTGCCGACGACGACGGTGCTGCGCGGCTCCGGCGAGATCCCTCCGGCGGTTCCATGA